One genomic window of Cellulophaga sp. Hel_I_12 includes the following:
- a CDS encoding universal stress protein, translating to MKNILVPIGTSPDSHETLQYAVDFASHFSAALYVMEVFNVSAKTGSLGNVAEKVTESSIERLKEIITKVDAKNLTIKIATYNGDIISGLKDINKELGIDLIILSPKSNDINESLYLGNTSGKIIKQTNIPSLIVPKGTIFTPYKTILTAFKSGVLKRKRILDPLVIIKKKFSSKVNLLLVKTPGYTDDDLKINTALMDISEHLTLTQNATTYLGVLEHFQAQHPDLLCVFRRKRGFFKKLWEKNTISKSEFYSAVPVLVLNVKKD from the coding sequence ATGAAAAACATATTGGTTCCTATAGGTACTTCTCCAGATTCTCATGAAACATTACAATACGCAGTAGATTTTGCATCGCATTTTTCAGCAGCACTTTATGTGATGGAAGTTTTTAATGTTTCTGCTAAAACAGGTAGTCTTGGAAATGTAGCAGAAAAAGTAACTGAAAGCAGTATAGAACGATTAAAAGAAATTATCACTAAGGTTGATGCAAAAAACTTAACCATAAAAATCGCGACGTATAATGGAGATATCATTAGCGGATTAAAAGATATCAATAAAGAGTTAGGGATAGACTTAATTATCTTGTCGCCCAAAAGTAACGACATAAATGAATCCTTGTATTTAGGAAATACTTCAGGCAAAATCATTAAACAAACGAATATTCCAAGCTTAATAGTACCTAAAGGAACTATTTTTACGCCTTATAAAACTATTTTAACAGCCTTTAAATCAGGCGTTTTAAAAAGAAAAAGAATATTAGATCCGCTGGTAATAATTAAGAAAAAATTTAGTTCAAAAGTTAATTTGTTATTGGTTAAAACACCAGGCTACACGGATGATGATTTGAAAATAAATACCGCATTAATGGACATTAGTGAGCATTTAACCCTTACTCAAAATGCCACGACGTATTTAGGAGTTTTAGAGCATTTTCAAGCGCAACATCCTGATTTGTTATGTGTTTTTAGAAGAAAAAGAGGCTTCTTTAAAAAGCTTTGGGAAAAAAATACCATTTCAAAATCAGAATTTTATTCGGCAGTTCCCGTGTTAGTATTAAATGTCAAGAAAGATTGA
- a CDS encoding MFS transporter: MDPYAALRYKEFNIFLVVRFAMVFAWSMQFIVIEWQVYSLTKDPLSLGIIGLMEVIPAVGMALFAGHIVDQKEKRSLLIKCILGFSVISIGLFVITIPSLVVDLETRTILYAIYFLVFLGGIVRSFIGPTIFSLVALIVPKKIYPNAATWSSSTWQFASVLGPALAGFSISFIGVHWSMCVIVGFSIVALLTLFRIERKPILNPKIGEPVLQSLKEGLKFVFSTKAVFGALTLDMVAVLFGGAVALLPIFAQDILHVGAEGFGILRAAPAVGAAIMMLASTRFPLHKNAGKKLLWAIFGFGVCMIVFGLSTYFWLSVAALFVSGALDGISMIVRQTILQLKTPDHMRGRVASVNSIFVGSSNELGAFESGLTAKVMGTVTAVVFGGVMTILTVGTTAFVSPTFRKLDLQRDVEEHEREGA, translated from the coding sequence ATGGATCCTTACGCGGCATTACGGTATAAAGAATTCAATATATTTTTAGTGGTAAGGTTTGCCATGGTATTTGCCTGGTCAATGCAATTTATTGTCATTGAATGGCAAGTATATTCGCTAACTAAAGACCCACTTTCTTTGGGTATTATTGGCTTAATGGAGGTAATTCCGGCGGTTGGTATGGCTTTATTTGCGGGTCATATTGTAGATCAAAAAGAAAAGCGAAGTCTTTTAATCAAATGTATTTTAGGATTTTCGGTCATTAGTATTGGATTGTTTGTCATAACAATACCCTCCCTAGTTGTAGATTTAGAAACTAGAACAATCTTATATGCGATCTACTTTTTAGTTTTTTTAGGCGGTATTGTTCGGTCATTTATTGGCCCCACAATTTTCTCTTTAGTGGCTTTAATTGTACCCAAAAAAATATACCCAAATGCAGCTACTTGGAGCAGTTCTACTTGGCAATTTGCATCTGTTTTAGGACCCGCTTTAGCAGGATTTTCTATTAGTTTCATAGGAGTGCATTGGTCTATGTGCGTCATTGTTGGGTTTTCTATAGTTGCATTACTTACACTTTTCAGAATAGAAAGAAAACCCATTTTAAATCCAAAAATTGGAGAACCTGTGCTACAAAGTTTAAAAGAAGGATTAAAATTTGTATTCAGTACTAAAGCTGTTTTTGGTGCCTTAACCTTAGACATGGTGGCGGTTTTGTTTGGGGGTGCAGTGGCCTTATTGCCTATTTTCGCACAAGACATTTTACATGTCGGTGCTGAAGGTTTTGGGATACTAAGAGCAGCACCAGCTGTAGGCGCAGCGATTATGATGTTGGCTTCAACACGTTTCCCACTCCACAAAAACGCAGGTAAAAAATTGTTGTGGGCTATCTTCGGTTTTGGGGTGTGTATGATTGTTTTTGGTTTGTCTACCTATTTTTGGTTATCCGTTGCTGCTTTGTTTGTAAGTGGTGCTTTAGATGGTATTTCTATGATCGTGCGCCAAACTATTTTACAATTAAAAACACCAGATCATATGCGTGGTCGTGTGGCCTCTGTAAATTCTATTTTTGTAGGGTCTTCTAATGAATTAGGTGCTTTTGAAAGTGGCCTAACTGCGAAAGTAATGGGAACGGTAACGGCTGTAGTTTTCGGTGGTGTGATGACTATTTTAACGGTAGGAACAACGGCATTTGTGTCTCCAACCTTTAGAAAATTAGACCTACAAAGAGATGTAGAGGAACATGAAAGAGAAGGGGCGTAA
- a CDS encoding 6-carboxytetrahydropterin synthase: MSNIRITKQFNFETGHALYGYDGKCRNVHGHSYKLSVTVIGKPIIDTKHVKLGMVIDFSDLKKIVKEEIVDQFDHATVFNKNTPHIELAQELTDRGHEVILANYQPTSENMVIDFAARIKARLPKNIELHSLKLQETETSFAEWYASDN; encoded by the coding sequence ATGAGTAATATTAGAATTACGAAGCAATTTAATTTTGAAACTGGTCATGCTCTTTATGGCTACGATGGTAAATGCAGAAATGTACACGGCCACAGTTACAAACTTTCGGTAACAGTTATTGGTAAGCCAATAATAGATACAAAGCATGTAAAATTAGGAATGGTGATTGATTTTAGCGATCTAAAAAAAATTGTCAAGGAAGAAATTGTTGATCAGTTTGATCACGCTACGGTATTTAATAAAAATACCCCTCATATTGAACTCGCTCAAGAATTAACCGATCGCGGTCATGAAGTTATTTTAGCCAATTACCAGCCCACTAGTGAAAATATGGTCATTGATTTCGCCGCTCGAATTAAAGCGCGTTTACCTAAAAATATTGAATTACATTCCTTAAAACTGCAAGAAACTGAAACTTCTTTTGCGGAATGGTATGCGAGTGATAATTAA
- a CDS encoding MATE family efflux transporter, with protein MKNSITFKSINKLAIPATIAGIAEPLLSLTDTAIVGNIEIDGIESLAAAGIVGSFLSMLIWVLGQTRSAISTIISQYLGAGNINEVKSLPAQAIFLNISLSIVILLSTIFIVDDIFRLLNASGKILEYCIAYYSIRVWGFPLTLFTFAVMGIFRGLQNTYYPMLIAITGAILNVVLDFIFVFGVDGFIDPMNLEGAAWASLIAQAVMAIMAFILLLTKTSIPLQLKFPLHPELKRLVFMSLNLFVRAIALNTALILAVREATALGDHYIGAHTIAINLWLFSAFFIDGYSAAGNSMSGRLLGAKDYKGLHLLTKKILTYGLLVSFVLMLVGFLFYKPIGHIFSNDIPVLTAFYSIFFIVIIGLPINAVAFIYDGIFKGLGEMKYLRNTLLWATFLGFIPTLFIALHFGLELLGIWMAFTVWMLIRGGSLVLEFRRKFKPMM; from the coding sequence TTGAAGAATTCTATCACATTTAAAAGCATCAATAAATTAGCTATTCCCGCTACTATTGCAGGCATTGCAGAACCTTTACTTTCCTTAACCGATACAGCGATTGTTGGTAATATCGAAATTGATGGCATCGAATCTCTTGCTGCTGCAGGTATTGTTGGGTCATTTTTATCCATGTTAATATGGGTGTTGGGGCAAACGCGGAGTGCTATTTCAACTATCATTTCACAGTATTTAGGTGCTGGCAACATTAATGAAGTAAAGTCATTACCCGCACAAGCCATTTTTTTAAACATCAGTTTAAGTATCGTTATTTTATTATCCACCATATTTATCGTAGATGATATTTTTCGACTTTTAAATGCTTCAGGTAAAATTTTAGAGTATTGTATCGCCTACTATTCTATTCGGGTTTGGGGTTTCCCCTTAACGCTTTTTACATTCGCCGTCATGGGGATTTTTAGAGGCTTACAAAACACCTACTACCCCATGCTTATTGCCATTACTGGTGCTATTTTGAATGTTGTTTTAGATTTTATATTTGTTTTCGGCGTTGACGGTTTTATAGACCCAATGAATCTGGAGGGGGCGGCATGGGCAAGTTTAATTGCGCAAGCGGTTATGGCCATTATGGCCTTTATACTGTTGTTAACCAAGACTTCTATTCCTTTACAATTAAAATTCCCCTTGCATCCAGAATTAAAACGACTTGTTTTTATGAGTCTTAATTTATTTGTCCGTGCCATTGCCTTAAATACGGCTTTAATTTTAGCCGTTAGAGAAGCCACTGCTTTAGGGGATCACTATATTGGTGCTCACACGATTGCTATAAATTTATGGCTTTTTTCTGCCTTTTTTATTGATGGCTATTCCGCAGCTGGGAATAGTATGAGCGGTCGGCTCTTGGGTGCAAAGGACTATAAAGGGCTGCATCTTTTAACCAAAAAAATATTGACGTATGGCCTACTCGTCAGTTTTGTTTTAATGCTTGTTGGATTTCTGTTTTACAAGCCTATTGGTCATATTTTCTCGAATGATATCCCCGTTTTGACCGCCTTTTATAGTATCTTTTTTATCGTAATCATTGGCCTGCCTATAAATGCAGTTGCCTTTATTTATGACGGTATTTTTAAAGGTTTAGGAGAGATGAAATATTTAAGAAACACCCTTCTTTGGGCAACCTTTTTAGGTTTTATACCTACCTTGTTTATAGCGCTACATTTTGGATTAGAACTACTTGGTATTTGGATGGCATTTACCGTTTGGATGCTCATTCGCGGCGGTTCATTAGTACTAGAATTTAGAAGAAAATTTAAGCCTATGATGTAG
- a CDS encoding sensor histidine kinase KdpD, which produces MLAKKKVYILVFIISVLGLLTVQYRYLKIGIGLASVQFSKKIDIARESITKELSEYNSLTYSIGRMLERDTTNLDIGLDSLRSMNQFYLNDYISYQLKISGIDTDFSYNLYARDSTVYLTSKVYHSKNNDVSLYPIKVGGYLSKLVEKELILELGFKDIENYFLFQLNGLTIPGILFLLAIITVVIWVLRSFYWQSTLITTTNEFINNLTHELKTPVFSISLATKILEEGGYSEREAVLKLIRREIVRLKKHIEKVLDLASLESGKMIMQPVKLDFRPELQRICEDFEILAQYENIDFTYELENKPYAILADVFHLENAIRNLLDNAKKYSDTPIIRLHAYLREGQMLITISDNGIGIEKADLERIFKKYYRVKNNDLHFVKGYGLGLTYVQRIVRINGGKIKVKSELGKGTTFIIILKLIKSKFNV; this is translated from the coding sequence ATGTTGGCTAAAAAAAAAGTATATATTCTTGTATTCATCATATCGGTATTGGGTCTTTTGACTGTACAGTATCGATATCTTAAGATCGGAATAGGTCTGGCCAGTGTACAGTTCTCAAAAAAAATTGATATTGCCAGAGAGAGTATTACAAAGGAGCTATCTGAATATAATTCCCTGACCTATTCTATTGGACGTATGTTAGAAAGAGATACTACTAATCTAGATATAGGTCTTGACAGCCTTAGGAGTATGAACCAGTTTTACCTGAACGATTACATTTCTTACCAATTGAAGATATCCGGAATAGATACTGATTTTTCATATAATCTTTACGCGAGAGACTCTACTGTTTACCTTACGTCTAAAGTGTACCATTCAAAAAATAATGATGTAAGCCTGTATCCTATTAAAGTAGGTGGCTACTTATCTAAATTAGTGGAAAAAGAACTTATTCTGGAACTTGGTTTTAAGGATATTGAAAACTATTTTCTCTTTCAATTGAATGGGCTTACCATTCCTGGAATCCTTTTTCTTCTGGCTATAATAACCGTAGTAATATGGGTACTAAGATCCTTTTATTGGCAAAGTACACTTATAACGACCACCAATGAATTCATCAATAACCTTACCCATGAGCTCAAGACTCCTGTATTTTCCATTAGCCTTGCAACCAAAATTTTGGAAGAGGGAGGGTATTCAGAAAGGGAAGCTGTATTGAAGCTTATTCGTAGGGAAATCGTACGTTTAAAAAAACATATTGAAAAAGTGCTGGACCTGGCCAGTCTTGAGTCTGGAAAAATGATAATGCAACCTGTTAAATTAGACTTTAGACCCGAATTGCAGCGCATCTGTGAAGATTTCGAAATTCTGGCCCAATATGAAAACATTGACTTTACGTATGAACTTGAAAATAAACCTTATGCTATTTTAGCTGACGTTTTTCATCTTGAAAACGCCATACGCAACTTGTTGGACAATGCCAAAAAGTATTCCGACACCCCAATAATACGGCTACATGCATACTTACGGGAAGGACAAATGCTAATAACAATTTCCGATAACGGTATAGGCATCGAAAAGGCCGACCTAGAAAGGATTTTTAAAAAATACTATCGGGTAAAAAACAATGACCTCCATTTTGTAAAAGGATATGGACTAGGTTTAACCTATGTTCAAAGGATTGTTAGGATAAACGGTGGGAAAATAAAAGTCAAGAGCGAGCTGGGCAAGGGCACTACATTCATAATTATACTTAAATTGATAAAAAGTAAATTCAATGTATAA
- a CDS encoding UDP-2,3-diacylglucosamine diphosphatase: MNIPQGKKVYFSSDNHLGAPTMEQSYPREKKFIAWLDEVKVDAAAIFLLGDLFDFWIEYKTVVPKGFTRTLGKLAEIADSGIPIYFFVGNHDLWMNGYFEEELGIPVFHEPQQFKFIGSSERSNREKTFFIGHGDGLGPNDKGYKRMKKVFVHPLSKWLFRWLHPDVGVRLGQYLSVKNKLISGDEDAKFLGEQNEWLVHYAKRKLETKHYDYFVFGHRHLPLEIALNETATYINLGDWIGYYTYGVFDGEKLHLVAYKG; encoded by the coding sequence ATTAACATTCCTCAAGGTAAAAAAGTGTATTTCTCCAGTGATAACCACTTGGGAGCACCTACTATGGAACAAAGCTACCCCCGCGAAAAGAAATTTATAGCTTGGTTAGATGAAGTTAAAGTAGATGCTGCTGCTATTTTTTTATTAGGTGATTTGTTCGATTTTTGGATAGAATATAAAACGGTAGTTCCCAAAGGTTTTACTAGAACTTTAGGGAAATTAGCAGAAATAGCCGATTCAGGCATTCCCATTTATTTTTTTGTTGGCAATCATGATCTTTGGATGAATGGTTATTTTGAAGAAGAATTGGGCATTCCTGTTTTTCACGAACCTCAGCAATTTAAATTTATTGGAAGCTCTGAGCGGAGTAACCGTGAAAAAACTTTTTTTATAGGCCACGGTGATGGCTTAGGCCCCAATGACAAGGGTTATAAACGTATGAAGAAGGTATTTGTACATCCCCTTTCTAAATGGCTTTTTCGATGGTTACATCCTGATGTAGGCGTTCGCTTAGGGCAATATTTATCGGTAAAAAACAAATTAATTTCTGGCGATGAGGACGCTAAATTTTTAGGCGAACAAAACGAGTGGCTCGTACACTATGCCAAACGAAAGCTAGAAACTAAACACTATGATTATTTTGTTTTCGGTCACAGGCATTTACCCCTTGAAATTGCTTTAAACGAAACGGCAACCTATATCAACTTAGGGGATTGGATTGGGTATTATACCTATGGCGTTTTTGATGGGGAAAAGCTGCATTTGGTAGCGTATAAGGGCTAA
- a CDS encoding enoyl-CoA hydratase/isomerase family protein produces the protein MTTSRENGSLYTQINQKIATIEFGHPASNSFVIELLDRLAAEFELLSENDAVNVIILKSEGHKAFCAGASFDELVAVSTLEEGKIFFNGFAKVINAMRNCKKVIIGRVQGKAVGGGVGLISACDYAFATESASIRLSELTIGIAPFVIAPAVQRKIGTAGLAELSLSPTEWKTAYWAKEKGLYAKVFEGLSDLDKDLEFFASNLANYNPQALTEWKKILWENTEHWATLLPERAAITGKLALSEFTKNALEKFKK, from the coding sequence ATGACCACATCAAGAGAAAATGGGAGTCTTTATACCCAAATTAATCAAAAAATAGCGACCATAGAATTTGGTCATCCTGCTAGTAACTCCTTTGTTATTGAATTATTAGATCGATTGGCCGCTGAATTTGAACTGCTTTCTGAAAATGATGCAGTGAATGTCATTATTTTAAAATCGGAAGGTCATAAGGCCTTTTGTGCGGGTGCCTCTTTTGATGAATTAGTTGCGGTTTCGACCTTAGAGGAAGGTAAAATATTCTTTAATGGATTTGCAAAGGTTATAAATGCCATGCGAAACTGTAAAAAAGTCATCATCGGTCGTGTTCAAGGAAAAGCCGTAGGCGGCGGTGTTGGGTTAATTTCTGCTTGTGATTATGCTTTTGCCACAGAGAGTGCTTCTATTCGTTTGTCCGAATTAACTATTGGTATTGCCCCTTTTGTGATTGCACCTGCTGTTCAGCGGAAAATAGGCACTGCTGGTTTGGCTGAGTTATCCCTGAGTCCTACAGAGTGGAAAACGGCCTATTGGGCAAAAGAAAAAGGACTTTATGCTAAGGTTTTTGAAGGATTGAGTGACTTAGATAAGGATTTAGAATTTTTTGCTTCGAACCTAGCCAACTACAATCCACAGGCACTCACTGAGTGGAAAAAAATACTTTGGGAAAATACGGAACACTGGGCAACATTATTGCCAGAAAGAGCTGCCATTACTGGAAAATTAGCCTTGTCTGAATTCACTAAAAATGCCTTGGAAAAATTTAAAAAGTAA
- a CDS encoding potassium/proton antiporter, producing the protein MNLTIENILLIGSLLLLASIIASKTSHKFGVPILLLFLAIGMLAGSDGIGGINFNDPKLAQFIGIVALNFILFSGGLDTNWSSIKPVLKEGIALSTLGVLFTALSVGVFVWLITDFTIYEGLLLGSIVSSTDAAAVFSILRSKSLALKANLRPTLELESGSNDPMAYVLTIAFLTLVVHQDQSFASIVPLFLQQMILGGIAGFGFGMLSKLIINKLKLDFEGLYPVLAIALMFITFSATDFVGGNGFLAIYICAVYLGNQNLIHKVTILKVFDGLAWLMQIVLFLTLGLLVFPSQIVPYIGVGILISTFLIIVARPIGVFLSLLFFKMKLRRKFYISWVGLRGAVPIVFATYPLLAGIEKANMIFNIVFFISVTSVLFQGTTLSIIAKWLNVGLPEDKKKLTELDQLTLELPKSSLQEFEILPNSQASNKRIVDLNFPKSAFIVMIKRGKEYIRPGGSTVLKSNDILMTIADNEEDFLEVRDCLYKSVDQLI; encoded by the coding sequence ATGAATTTAACGATTGAAAACATTCTATTAATAGGATCTTTATTGCTTCTTGCAAGTATAATAGCAAGTAAAACTTCACATAAATTTGGAGTACCAATTTTACTGCTGTTTTTGGCAATTGGGATGTTGGCAGGTTCTGACGGTATTGGAGGTATTAATTTCAACGATCCAAAACTTGCACAATTTATTGGGATTGTTGCGCTTAATTTTATTTTGTTTTCAGGGGGTCTTGACACCAATTGGTCTTCTATTAAACCTGTGCTGAAAGAAGGTATTGCACTATCAACTTTAGGCGTTCTATTTACAGCATTATCGGTTGGTGTTTTTGTGTGGCTTATTACCGACTTTACAATTTATGAGGGTCTTTTACTAGGATCTATTGTTTCTTCTACAGATGCAGCCGCAGTATTTTCAATTCTTCGATCAAAAAGTCTTGCCCTAAAGGCTAACCTTAGACCTACTTTAGAGTTAGAAAGTGGAAGTAACGATCCCATGGCTTATGTATTAACTATTGCTTTTTTGACCTTGGTAGTTCATCAAGATCAAAGTTTCGCATCCATAGTACCTTTATTTCTTCAACAAATGATCTTGGGCGGTATTGCAGGTTTTGGTTTTGGAATGCTTAGTAAGTTAATCATAAACAAACTAAAGCTCGATTTTGAAGGTCTTTATCCAGTATTGGCTATCGCATTAATGTTCATTACATTTTCTGCTACTGATTTTGTTGGTGGTAATGGGTTTCTTGCTATTTACATTTGTGCGGTGTATTTAGGCAATCAAAATTTGATTCACAAAGTAACCATCTTAAAAGTGTTTGATGGTTTGGCTTGGTTAATGCAAATTGTTTTATTCCTTACCCTAGGCTTGCTTGTTTTTCCTTCTCAAATTGTTCCATATATAGGTGTTGGAATTCTCATTTCAACCTTCCTTATTATTGTCGCTAGGCCTATAGGTGTTTTTCTAAGTTTGCTATTTTTTAAAATGAAACTAAGAAGGAAGTTTTATATATCTTGGGTTGGTTTGCGTGGTGCTGTTCCCATAGTATTTGCTACATACCCGCTATTAGCAGGAATCGAAAAGGCGAATATGATTTTTAATATTGTATTTTTTATCTCAGTGACCTCCGTACTTTTCCAAGGAACAACCCTGTCGATTATCGCAAAATGGTTGAATGTGGGCTTACCTGAGGATAAAAAGAAATTAACTGAATTAGATCAATTAACCTTAGAACTTCCTAAATCATCTTTACAAGAATTTGAAATATTACCAAATTCACAAGCATCAAACAAGAGAATTGTGGATTTGAATTTTCCAAAATCAGCTTTTATTGTCATGATAAAAAGAGGTAAAGAATATATTCGTCCGGGAGGTTCAACAGTATTAAAAAGTAATGATATTCTGATGACTATTGCAGATAATGAAGAAGATTTTTTAGAGGTAAGGGATTGTCTTTACAAATCAGTTGATCAACTAATTTAA
- a CDS encoding response regulator transcription factor — MYKLLLVEDDKSLGYLLSEYLGMKGFDTKWAKDGKEAITHINANSYHLVILDVMLPDIDGFELSKKIKTLFPELPFLFLSARSLKIDVLKGFSLGAVDYLKKPIDEEELLVRIKALLIRLDTTLENKPISDKYEIGSYNLYAKNMELTFEENTIKLTGKECDLLIFLVMNKNHICSHKEILTTIWDKNDYFNKKSLNVFISRLRKYLAKDLDISIENIHGRGFILRVPKGYGY, encoded by the coding sequence ATGTATAAATTGTTATTAGTTGAAGACGACAAATCATTGGGCTATCTGCTTTCAGAGTACCTAGGAATGAAGGGATTTGATACAAAATGGGCAAAAGACGGAAAGGAGGCCATAACACATATTAATGCTAATTCTTATCATCTCGTCATTTTGGACGTTATGTTGCCTGATATCGACGGTTTTGAGCTTTCGAAAAAAATAAAGACCCTGTTTCCGGAACTACCGTTTTTATTCTTGAGCGCAAGATCTTTAAAAATAGATGTACTAAAGGGTTTTTCCCTGGGCGCCGTCGACTATCTGAAAAAGCCCATCGACGAGGAAGAACTCCTGGTCCGTATTAAAGCATTGCTAATTAGGCTAGATACAACTTTGGAAAATAAGCCTATAAGTGACAAATACGAAATTGGGTCTTATAATTTGTACGCTAAAAATATGGAGCTGACCTTTGAAGAGAACACCATAAAATTGACTGGCAAGGAATGTGACCTATTGATCTTTTTAGTCATGAACAAAAATCATATTTGTAGTCATAAGGAGATATTGACTACAATTTGGGACAAGAACGATTATTTCAATAAAAAGAGCCTGAACGTTTTTATATCCCGTTTAAGAAAATACCTCGCCAAAGATCTCGATATCTCGATTGAAAATATTCATGGTCGTGGTTTCATTTTAAGAGTTCCCAAGGGTTATGGATACTAA
- a CDS encoding GNAT family N-acetyltransferase, whose amino-acid sequence MIRAAKISEITDILTITKACAKKMANAGIYQWNEQYPSKIVFEKDIERKELFVFEKSSKIIGVIVISTFMDEEYKAIKWLSSQGKAIYIHRLAIHPDFQSQGYAQQLMNFAENYARENSFTSVRLDTFSENIKNQQFYNHRGYQKLEAIYFPRQSDSPFYCYELLV is encoded by the coding sequence ATGATTCGAGCTGCAAAGATATCAGAAATTACCGATATTCTTACTATTACCAAAGCCTGTGCTAAAAAAATGGCAAATGCAGGTATTTACCAATGGAACGAACAATACCCTTCAAAAATTGTATTTGAAAAAGATATAGAACGAAAAGAGTTATTTGTGTTTGAAAAAAGCTCAAAAATTATAGGTGTTATTGTTATTTCTACATTTATGGATGAAGAATATAAAGCTATAAAATGGTTGTCTTCCCAAGGAAAGGCTATTTATATTCATCGGCTTGCCATACACCCCGATTTTCAGTCCCAAGGATATGCTCAGCAATTAATGAATTTTGCAGAAAATTATGCCCGAGAAAACAGTTTTACTTCAGTACGATTAGATACTTTTAGTGAAAATATTAAAAATCAACAATTTTATAATCATAGAGGCTATCAAAAATTAGAAGCTATTTATTTTCCTCGCCAAAGTGACTCTCCTTTTTATTGTTATGAATTATTAGTTTAA